Proteins encoded together in one Cryptococcus deuterogattii R265 chromosome 13, complete sequence window:
- a CDS encoding malate dehydrogenase (oxaloacetate-decarboxylating)(NADP+) (genome sequence mistake): MRDELTNLAPIVYTPTVGEACQKYSQIYSGPEGLYLSIEDKDRIPEILQEYASKLVTPPQILVVTDGSRILGLGDLGIGGMGISVGKLNLYVAGGGVNPHGCLPVVLDMGTNNETIRNDPLYIGLKQPRVGLEEATEFMDAFMAAASAAFPKAVIQHEDFYSEAAFDFLARYKEKYRMFNDDIEGTGSVILAGFLAAAKQASEASGRPLRDHKVVFLGGGSAAVGVAKEMMNFFMMQGLTEDEARERFWLIDTKGLITSTRADVVSGKIASHKKYFIRNDTEGKEYPSLESVIEYVQPTALVGLSTTFGAFSESSVRRMAELNESPIIFPLSNPTSKCELAFCDALEWTDGRVLFASGSPYPPQEFNGTFREPGQGNNFLVFPGIGFGALQAGCKRITTGMITASAIALSEALTPEEKQKGLLYPRLERIRAVSARVAAGVVKKAQEDGVDTNEKLRGLDIETLTKEMNKAQWWP, translated from the exons ATGCGCGACGAGTTGACTAATCT CGCTCCCATCGTTTACACCCCTACCGTTGGTGAAGCTTGTCAAAAATACTCTCAAATCTACTCTGGACCTGAAGGTCTTTACCTCAGCATTGAGGACAAG GACCGAATTCCTGAGATTCTCCAGGAATATGCTTCCAAGCTTGTCACTCCGCCTCAGATCCTCGTCGTTACCGACGGTTCTCGTATCTTGGGTCTCGGAGATCTCGGTATCGGAGGAATGGGTATCAGTGTTGGCAAGTTGAACTTGTAtgttgctggtggtggtgtCAACCCTCATGGTTGCTTGCCTGTGGTCCTTGA CATGGGAACCAACAACGAAACTATCCGAAACGACCCTCTCTATATTGGTCTTAAACAACCCCGAGTTGGTCTGGAAGAGGCTACAGAGTTTATGGACGCTTTTATGGCTGCCGCTTCCGCGGCTTTCCCCAAGGCTGTCATTCAACATGAAGACTTTTACTCTGAGGCTGCATTCGACTTTTTGGCGAGGTATAAGGAGAAGTACAGGATGTTCAACGATGACATTGAGGG TACTGGATCTGTCATCCTTGCCGGTTTCCTTGCCGCTGCCAAGCAGGCTAGTGAAGCTTCCGGTAGGCCTTTACGAGATCACAAGGTTGTCTTCCTTGGTGGTGGTTCCGCTGCCGTCGG TGTGgccaaggagatgatgaacttCTTCATGATGCAAGGGTTGACTGAGGATGAGGCCAGGGAAAGGTTCTGGCTCATTGACACCAAG GGTCTCATCACCTCTACTCGCGCCGATGTCGTTTCTGGAAAGATCGCTTCCCACAAAAAGTACTTTATCAGAAACGATACTGAAGGCAAGGAGTACCCTTCTCTCGAGTCTGTTATTGAGTACGTCCAGCCCACCGCCCTTGTCGGTCTCTCCACCACTTTTGGCGCCTTCTCCGAGTCCTCCGTCAGGCGCATGGCCGAGTTGAACGAATCccccatcatcttccccctttCCAACCCTACCAGCAAGTGCGAGCTCGCCTTCTGCGATGCCCTTGAATGGACCGACGGTCGTGTGCTCTTTGCTTCCGGATCGCCCTATCCCCCTCAAGAATTCAACGGCACTTTCCGAGAGCCCGGGCAAGGAAATAATTTCCTTGTATTCCCTGGTATTGGCTTTGGTGCCCTTCAAGCTGGTTGCAAGCGCATTACCACCGGCATGATCACTGCTTCTGCCATTGCTCTTTCCGAGGCTCTCACACcggaggagaagcagaagggtTTGTTATACCCTAGGTTGGAGAGGATTAGGGCGGTCAGTGCTAGGGTTGCTGCTGGTGTTGTCAAGAAGGCTCAGGAAGATGGTGTAGACACAAACGAAAAGTTGAGAGGTCTCG ATATCGAGACTCTTACGAAAGAAATGAACAAGGCTCAATGGTGGCCTTAG